Sequence from the Nitrososphaerales archaeon genome:
ATTAGAGGCCTTTGATTGTAACATAACTTGCTGTCCGATCCTCACTTCCTTCAGTTTTGTTTTATTCGTATCTACTACGGCAAATTTTGACAATGTGACTGTTGTGTTAGATGATATAGGAGGTTTTTCGTTAGCCGGTGTAGGAGTTTTTGTTTTATTTGGTGGTGAAATTGATTTCTTTCCCTCAACGGTTTCACAAGATCCAACAGGTCGTGAAACATAATCACGACTATCTGCTACAACACAGTATTTTTCAGCATAACCATTGTAGCTCATTTCAAAACTAAGTTTTTCACCAGCAACAATCGGATTGTCATACGGTATGAATTTAGCGTCTAGAACTTGATTGTTTGAATTCATAAATGCAACAGCCACAGTAAATGTGCTCGTCAATCTATTACCATTGTTCTTTATGTCACCTGTAATTCTAGTGATGTTAGAGTTATCAGTACGCAATTGTATACTTTCTATCGTTAGACTTGATGGCTTTGGTGTTCTTTGCGGCTCGGGTAGCTTAGGGGATGTTCCTTTCTCTTCTAACTTGATAGTGAAACTATTTGTTTTTTTAACAATTAATGTGTCCTTTACTGTAATCTTGAAAGGTGATACAGTTCCTGTATTCATGAACTTGATAAAAGGATCATCCTTTAACCTGTTAAGAACATCACCGTTTTTATCGTACAGTATTACCCTTACCGTGGGAGCTGGACCAACATTTTCACCTATATTCTTAATTAAACCAACTATATTGAGGAAGCTATTTTCGTCAATGAAGGTATTTTGACTGATAACCTTAACCTTAGGGGCTGCTTCTGCAGCATAAAGCGGACTAATTGTAGTTGTGCCTAGGTGCCCTGTTAGGAATAAAATGGCTAGTAGACCCACGTATGCCCTCTGCATCATTACTACCTTTAGCAACAGTATAGAAAAGAGCTATGTAACTTCTGATACATTTTAGAGAACGGTATTGCTATTGAGTTCTAAGAATATCGTCTGTATAGCGAAGATATATCAGATCAATATATAGAAGGGTTTTACGTTCAACTATATTCAAGGTTCGGGTAACTGATAACGAATAGTTAGACAGTTCGTAAATTTGGTACTACTTCTTCCTTAAGGTTAATGAATGTCCTCAAATTCTCTAGCATCTTCTTTGAATTTTGTTCGATTGAGTATAATTCGGTATTCAAGGTAATCTCTGGGTTATTAGGTTCTTCATAGGTATCCTGAATTCCAGTCATATTGTTTATCTTTCCTTGTAAAGCGTTCCTGTATAGTCCCTTTGTGTCCCTATTCATGCAGGTTTGTAGAGAACATTGTAGATAAACTTCGATAAAGAACTTGCCTATTAACTGTCTTGCATATGCCCTAGTAGATGCATACGGAGAAACTAATGATACAATGGTAATTACACCATTACGAGATAGGATCTGGCTTATATGAGCAACCCTCTTGATGTGCCTTTCTCTATCCTCTCGAACATAACCAGCTTCTGGGCTGAGCCAACTTCTAAGCTCGTCTCCATCGAATACCTCAACACTAAGGTTCTTTTTCTGTAGGGTTTCTGACAATTTGTAGGCATGTGTAGTCTTACCTGAAGCAGGCAGACCTGTTAGCCAAATGACCAGGCCCCAACCTTGATTGTCAAACATGACACATATTCAGAGATTCGCTTAATAGATAAATATCTATGGAATAATTGTGGTGCTTTTTCTGTATCACTAACACTATGCCAGCAGTTACATAATATTTTGATAAAATATCATCGCTTCTGGTAGCATCGTTCTCATAGCATTAATGTCACATATGCGTGCTTGCTCCTTATCATAATGTAAATGAATAATACAAGTGTTAGTAATGCTCCTATATGACAACATGCTATAAACTCCGAAAAAGTATTTGGAATACATGAAGATATTAGTGGCTGAAGATGAACCAGATATTGCACAGATATATGATATCGCATTAACTAGGAGGAAACATTACGTTCAGATCGCTAAGGATGGCGAGGAATGTCTAAAAATATATCGCAAAGCTATGGATGCAACAGAATTAAAAACGGGGAACGGTTCCCCTTTTGATGCTGTTGTTCTAGATTATAGGATGCCAAAGAAGGACGGGTTACAGATTGCGAAGGAAATTCTGGTCATGAGTCCCAATCAGAGAATAATATTTGCATCAGCGTATGTAAAGGATACTATTGCAGAATCTGTACGAGAATTGAAACGAATTGTGGAATTGCTGCAGAAACCATTTGAGTTATCAATGATTGTAGATACGATAGAGGATAGAGCTACCTATGAAGCACTCGAGAAATTGAATATGAAGATGCAAAGGATGAAAAAGCCTTATTCTCAGAAGGAAATGAAGGAGTTGCTTGAAGATCTAAAGAAGGTTCAGAAACCTGATATCTGGTATGTGATTGACGACATTATCTTTGCATAGCTTCCGTATACTTCAAAGTGCCAAACTCATACCATGTGACATATATCTACATTGAAACTGCGAACATAACAGAGTGTTACTTTTATCTTCCTTTCTTATCACAACACGTGGCCTTATGGCTCTCAGCATCGTTATGACACTTGACTCCATCAACTGTAAGGAATGTGAATAGCATAGATTTCTACCTGCTCAATCTCTTCACGAACCCTACACATTGTGTGTCAGTATACTTGATTAATCAGATCCTCAATCCTCTCCTCCAGCCAGCCTGCTCTTTGCCTCCCTCCATTCTTTTTTTGCGCTTAATCTTCCTGCAAGCTTTCTTATGCCTCTTCCTATTCTGCTTCTTTGTATCTGGTTTGGCACCGATACTTCTAGCGGTTACTGCTTGTACAGTTACCTTAAGTAAAGAGAGCTCTTCCTTCAGTTCATCATTCTCCTCCTTGCGAGCTTTGTTTTTCTTTCGAGTATGTAGCAATGAATGCAACGACATTTATGTTCAGCACGTACCTGCAGTGCATTATTATGACACAAGGGTGATCTTATTGTTACTACTGAGAAGAACTTCAAAACGGTAAACATTTACACAAGAGTGTATTTGTTGCCATATCGCGGTAAGAAGATTGTAAATGAGCCAAACGGTGATGATTTTTTGGTATCTATTTAGGTCGTTCCTAAATCAAAAGGATCAGATCACCCATTTTCCAATAGTATGATGTGCGCAAGCATAAGCATTGTAAACACTAAAGAGAACATCAGACTCAGGCAGATAATACAGCAGATATCTACAGAGAATATCGCACTTAAGAAGAGGCTGCAGTACTACGAGAACTACAACTCCCCTCCATCAGCAAACTCACTGTTATGGAATAGAGTGAAGAAGGAGAGAAAGGAGAAGAGGAGGAAGGATGGGTGTGAACCAAAGAAGCCTGGTAGGAAGAAGGGGCATAAGGGGTATCTCACTCATTCAAACCAACAGAAACCATCGAACATACATTGGATAGATGCAAAAATGTGGTTCATCAGCCATCTCATTCTCCCATCAGGATTATAGACCAATTGTTGATATTCCAGAGCCTCAGCCATACACAGTAACACTTCATAAGATAAGCATCTATAACTGCAATAACTGTGGAGAAGAGGTAAAGCCTGATCGTGGTATTCCGGAGCATGGGATGCTTGGAAAGAACCTGTTAGCAGTTATACCATCGCTATGGCATGCTAGGCTAACTGTAGCAAAGATAAGATCGATGCTCAAAACCATCTATGGAAAGGTTATCAACAGCAACGATACAGAATGCCCTGCTCAATGTATCCTCATCACTGCAGGGATTCGTTGATAGGGTTAGAAGCAATATCAATAGAGCTAAGAGCGTTGGTTTCGATGAGACAGGCATGTCAATAAATGGTAGCAAGGGATAGGTGTGGTGCGCTGTATCTAGCAATGGAAAGAATGCGTTCATAAGTGTAGAGAGTAGCAGGGGAGCAGATGTTTTAGAGAAATATTTCAAACAAATTGATGGAATAGCTATAGTTGATGGCTGGAAAGCATACAGTGTATTTGGTAAGCAGCAGAGGTGCCAGGCTCACATAATCAGGGAAGCAGATACACTGGCGTTAAGGACGAAGAGCGCCAGAGCTAAAGGACTGGCAGAATCAATCGGGGATCTTTACCACCATGTGAAATCTGAACTGAAGGAGCATCCCCCTCCAAACAGCAAGTTATACAGGAGTGCAAGAGTTAAGCTTGGCAGGATACTCGCTAGAGCAAAAAGGTGCAGAAACATAGATGTGAGGAAGTTCGTGGAGAAGGTGAAGAGCGCTAGCAGTAAGCTCTTCACATTCGTAATGCATAGCATTGATTCTACTAACAATGATTGTGAGAGAGCACTGAGGGAGGCA
This genomic interval carries:
- a CDS encoding response regulator, with the protein product MKILVAEDEPDIAQIYDIALTRRKHYVQIAKDGEECLKIYRKAMDATELKTGNGSPFDAVVLDYRMPKKDGLQIAKEILVMSPNQRIIFASAYVKDTIAESVRELKRIVELLQKPFELSMIVDTIEDRATYEALEKLNMKMQRMKKPYSQKEMKELLEDLKKVQKPDIWYVIDDIIFA
- the cysC gene encoding adenylyl-sulfate kinase, with product MFDNQGWGLVIWLTGLPASGKTTHAYKLSETLQKKNLSVEVFDGDELRSWLSPEAGYVREDRERHIKRVAHISQILSRNGVITIVSLVSPYASTRAYARQLIGKFFIEVYLQCSLQTCMNRDTKGLYRNALQGKINNMTGIQDTYEEPNNPEITLNTELYSIEQNSKKMLENLRTFINLKEEVVPNLRTV
- a CDS encoding transposase produces the protein MWCAVSSNGKNAFISVESSRGADVLEKYFKQIDGIAIVDGWKAYSVFGKQQRCQAHIIREADTLALRTKSARAKGLAESIGDLYHHVKSELKEHPPPNSKLYRSARVKLGRILARAKRCRNIDVRKFVEKVKSASSKLFTFVMHSIDSTNNDCERALREAVIHRKVRGLLRNGKGMRIFGNIMTAFVTWKLRGLNPLEEMRKYL
- a CDS encoding transposase → MERLSTATIQNALLNVSSSLQGFVDRVRSNINRAKSVGFDETGMSINGSKG